TGCTGGCCAAGGGCGGCGGCGACGCGGAGGTCAGTGCCGAACCGTGGGTCCCGCGCTCCCGCAGCCACGTCGTCACGTTCCCGCGCGATCTGACCGAGCGTTTCGAAATGGATTCCGCGATCGCGGAATTGGCGAGTCGGGCACTGGAGGAAGTCGTGGCTTCGGGCCGTGTCGTCACGCGGGTAGCCGTCACCGTGCGCACCGCTACGTTCTACACCCGCACTAAGATTCGCAAGCTGCCCGCGCCCACCACCGATCCTGCCGTGATCGTGGCGGCAGCGCGCACCGTCCTGGGCCTTTTCGAACTCGACCGGCCGGTCCGGTTACTGGGGGTGCGACTCGAGTTACTGATGCCGGCCTAGCTGGGCCGGGCTGGAAGCTGATTGCCCGCCTCCTCCTCAGGCCGCCGTGCGGCCTGCATCGTCACCGGGCTGGAAGTTCATTGCCCGCCTCCTCCTCAGGCCGCCATGCGGCCTGCATCGTCACCGGGCTGGGCCGCAGGGCGCGGGTGAAGACGACGTTGACCTGGCGCATCACGACGCTGTAGGGCCACCAAGCCAGCCGCTTGAACGCGTAGAGCGCCCGGATGTCCTGGGAGGTGTATATGAGGTATCGGTTCTTCGCGACGCCGGCGAGGATTTTTTCGGCCGCTCGTTCTGGCGACACCGCGTGCCCGCTGAATCGGTCGACCCACCGAGCAACCTTGGGATCGTCGCGGTTGACGCCCGCGATCTCGACGGTGTCGACCAGCGGCGTCTTCACGGCACCGGGCACCACCAGCGACACCCCGATGCGGTGTCGGGCCAGGTCGAAACGCAGCACCTCGGACACGCCGCGCAACCCATACTTGCTGGCGCTGTAGGCCGCATGCCACGGGAGCGCGACCAGCCCGGCCGCCGACGACACGTTGACCAGGTGCCCACCGCGGCCGGCCGCGATCATCGGCGGGACGAACGACTCAATGACGTGGATCGGACCCATCAGGTTGATCGAAACCATCTTGGTCCACTGTTCGTGGCTCAGCCGGTCCACGGTTCCCCACGCCGATACCCCGGCGATGTTCATTACCACGTCCATG
This Mycobacterium simiae DNA region includes the following protein-coding sequences:
- a CDS encoding SDR family oxidoreductase, producing MAQRRSSRYFAGKRSLVTGAASGIGRATALRLAAQGAELFLTDRDADGLAQTVADARALGALVPTHRALDIADHDAVVGFARDIHATHPSMDVVMNIAGVSAWGTVDRLSHEQWTKMVSINLMGPIHVIESFVPPMIAAGRGGHLVNVSSAAGLVALPWHAAYSASKYGLRGVSEVLRFDLARHRIGVSLVVPGAVKTPLVDTVEIAGVNRDDPKVARWVDRFSGHAVSPERAAEKILAGVAKNRYLIYTSQDIRALYAFKRLAWWPYSVVMRQVNVVFTRALRPSPVTMQAAWRPEEEAGNELPAR